The Fusarium fujikuroi IMI 58289 draft genome, chromosome FFUJ_chr05 DNA segment CCAGAATGGCCGACCCATTTGCTCCACGCTCTATGAAGCGCAAGAACGTCAAAGGACTTGCACTCAAAGCGGCTGCCCCTCGACCCCCACCAACCGCCGAAACCAACCATCATGAGTACAGCGGAAGCCAAGATGCAGGTAAAGATGAACAGTTGGAGATCGGTATCGAATACAAGTTGGACCTAAGACCTGAGGATCTCGAAATTCTCAAGGAGTTAGGGTCTGGTAACGGTGGTACGGTCAGCAAAGTGAAGCACCTAACAACGGGAACTGTCATGGCTCGCAAGGTCTGTATCCTGTGTCACGGAATTAAGGGGTTTCCTGTTAACATATTTGGCAGGTTATTCATGTGGAAGCGAAGCGAGAAATACGGAAGCGAATTGTCCGAGAACTCCAGATTATGCACGGCTGCCATTCTGACTACATCGTGACATTCTACGGTGCTTTCTTAACTCCAAATAACGATGTTATAATGTGTATGGAATATATGGATGTGGGGTCAGTTCGATATGATACATCCATGGCGATATGATAGCTGACACTGGACCAGTTCCCTTGATCGAGTCTCGAGAGTTTTTGGCCCCGTTCGAGTTGATGTTCTGGGTAAAATTGCAGAAGCGACTCTTGGTGGTCTGACATACCTTTACACCAAGCACCACATCATGCATCGTGATATTAAGCCATCCAATATTCTCGTCAACTCGAGGGGTTCGATCAAGCTTTGCGATTTTGGTGTTTCTGGCGAGCTTGTCAATTCTATCGCTGACACCTTTGTCGGTACTTCCACTTACATGGCACCCGAAAGAATCCAGGGTGAGAAGTATACGGTCAAGTCAGATGTCTGGAGTTTTGGTCTGAGCATCATGGAACTTGCTATTGGCAAATTTCCTTTTGCTGCCAGTGAGCAACTCTCAGATGGCGATTGCGCTCCTGCGGGTATTCTGGATTTGCTTCAACAGATTGTTCACGAACCGGCTCCCAAGCTTCCAAAGAGCGATGCTTTCCCTAGCATTCTTGACGATATGATTCAGAAGTGTCTTTACAAGGAGCCCGAACGTCGACCAACCCCCCAGGAGCTATTCGTAAGACGGATTTCCAATCTTGTTTGTTTTGACATGTGCTAATGTTATCAGGACCGTGATCACTTCGTACAAGCCGCCAAGCGTACACCAGTTGATCTTAGAGAGTGGGCTGTCGGTATGATGGAGCGTGACAATAGAAAATCCCACCTAGCGCCTCAGCTCTCTCCTGCAACCCAGGATCTTCTGCGCTCAAGTGACTCGCCCACCCAGTCCCAGCAGATACAGGCATCGGCCCAACCAGAAGAACGGTCTCACACTCCCACTTCTGGCGAGATCCCAATCGGCGGCGCTGGTATTATTTCCCCTCGTGATCAGTATGGCTCTGGCCAGAGCCGATCACCGCCTCGCAACGGATACCCTTCGTCACGCACACCAGCTTCAGCGCACCCCGGACTTGGACCCAGGGTTGTCACCACGAATTCCATTCCCAAGGTTTCAGGCTATCCTGACAGTGCTGGTCCTGTGAGCGCGAACGCTGCCACCTTTAGCTTACCCGTTCGACCAGCACCGCCAGGCGGACCTCTTCCCCCTCCGCCACCTCGAAAAGAGACTCCCGATGAGCTACGAAGGGAGAACCGCAGACAGGCAACGTTTGGATTGCCACCTAACCCTGGATACAATGTATCTTAAGGCTATTTTTTTCGAATTGTTTCCTGGAGCTGCATCTCCCGAGATAACTTTGCCGAAAATATTGGGACAGCAGCCTAAACCTGAAGATCATTTAGCATATCTCGGCGCACTGTTTTGAAATCTGCGGTGGTCTCTGGCTAGATCACTACACTTAAATCACTTCATATACCTTCTTCAAAACCCAAGGACGTGGTTTAGATTTGAGGAGGCGAAGATCTATTGATCTCGATTCCCGAGAGTCTATCTGCTGTTTCTAGTGTGGAGGAGTCATGTACAGAAACCGGCCCCATGTAGGAAACCTAAATTAAATCAATTCGCGGTTGAGTTGGCACCGTGATATCAAACACGGACGAAAAGAGGTGTGACAAGTTGTGATTAACATTTGTGAGCTGACAGGGGCTCGCGTCAACTTCTTGCTATTCCGGGACGTCTCTTCCTACGAAGCCTCGTTCAAGGATATCAACGAGCTCATCCAGCGTAGAAATGACCAGGTCAGTATGGGCATGTTCAGCCAATGCTCGATTTACGTCATTCACGAGCAATACAGTAGCTGCGCCAGCCTTTCTGCCTGCGGTCATGTCGTCGATGGAGTCGCCCACCATGATAAGACCAC contains these protein-coding regions:
- a CDS encoding probable MAP kinase kinase, producing the protein MADPFAPRSMKRKNVKGLALKAAAPRPPPTAETNHHEYSGSQDAGKDEQLEIGIEYKLDLRPEDLEILKELGSGNGGTVSKVKHLTTGTVMARKVIHVEAKREIRKRIVRELQIMHGCHSDYIVTFYGAFLTPNNDVIMCMEYMDVGSLDRVSRVFGPVRVDVLGKIAEATLGGLTYLYTKHHIMHRDIKPSNILVNSRGSIKLCDFGVSGELVNSIADTFVGTSTYMAPERIQGEKYTVKSDVWSFGLSIMELAIGKFPFAASEQLSDGDCAPAGILDLLQQIVHEPAPKLPKSDAFPSILDDMIQKCLYKEPERRPTPQELFDRDHFVQAAKRTPVDLREWAVGMMERDNRKSHLAPQLSPATQDLLRSSDSPTQSQQIQASAQPEERSHTPTSGEIPIGGAGIISPRDQYGSGQSRSPPRNGYPSSRTPASAHPGLGPRVVTTNSIPKVSGYPDSAGPVSANAATFSLPVRPAPPGGPLPPPPPRKETPDELRRENRRQATFGLPPNPGYNVS